A region of Sphingomonas sp. DNA encodes the following proteins:
- a CDS encoding VOC family protein: MKYLHTMIRISDPGETLRFFSVLGLEEIRRMENEQGRFTLIFLAAPGDEQAQVELTHNWDEADYGEGRNFGHLAYRVENIYESCQRLMDAGYTINRPPRDGHMAFVRTPDNVSIELLQDGRLEPAEPWASMPNTGHW, from the coding sequence ATGAAATATCTTCACACCATGATTCGCATTTCCGATCCGGGGGAGACGCTGCGCTTCTTCTCCGTCCTCGGGCTTGAGGAAATCCGGCGAATGGAAAATGAGCAAGGTCGCTTCACCCTCATCTTCCTCGCCGCGCCGGGCGACGAGCAGGCGCAGGTCGAGCTCACCCATAATTGGGACGAGGCGGACTATGGCGAGGGCCGCAATTTCGGCCATCTCGCCTATCGGGTCGAGAATATCTACGAGAGCTGCCAGCGGCTGATGGACGCCGGCTACACGATCAACCGGCCGCCACGCGACGGCCATATGGCCTTCGTGCGCACACCCGACAATGTCTCGATCGAGCTGCTGCAGGACGGCCGGCTGGAACCCGCCGAGCCTTGGGCATCTATGCCCAATACGGGCCATTGGTGA
- the gloB gene encoding hydroxyacylglutathione hydrolase — protein MIEVVRIPVLSDNYVWLAHEPESGETAVIDPAVAEPVLAEAARRGWTISQIWTTHWHGDHTGGNAAIKAATGCTVIGPAAEAQRIPTLDRLVGEGDRVALGEAEADVLEVPAHTAGHIAYHLPEEATLFIGDTLFAMGCGRLFEGTPAQMHANLQRLAGLAPDTLVYCAHEYTLANGRFALTVEPDNDALRERMAKVEAARAAGEPTVPTTIADERATNPFMRAGSVEELAARRAAKDAF, from the coding sequence ATGATCGAAGTCGTCCGCATCCCGGTTCTGTCCGACAATTATGTCTGGCTCGCGCACGAGCCGGAGAGCGGCGAGACGGCGGTGATCGACCCGGCGGTGGCCGAGCCGGTGCTGGCGGAGGCGGCGCGGCGGGGATGGACGATCAGCCAGATCTGGACCACCCACTGGCATGGCGACCACACCGGCGGGAATGCGGCGATCAAGGCGGCGACGGGCTGCACGGTCATCGGCCCCGCCGCCGAGGCCCAACGCATTCCGACGCTGGACCGCCTGGTCGGCGAAGGCGACCGGGTTGCGCTCGGCGAGGCCGAAGCGGATGTGCTGGAGGTGCCGGCCCATACTGCCGGCCATATCGCTTATCACCTGCCCGAGGAGGCCACGCTCTTCATCGGCGACACCCTGTTCGCGATGGGTTGCGGTCGGCTGTTCGAAGGCACGCCGGCCCAGATGCACGCCAATCTCCAGCGCCTTGCCGGGCTGGCGCCCGACACTCTCGTCTATTGCGCGCACGAATATACGCTGGCGAACGGCCGCTTCGCGCTCACCGTCGAGCCGGACAATGATGCGCTGCGCGAGCGGATGGCGAAGGTCGAGGCGGCGCGCGCTGCTGGCGAGCCGACCGTGCCGACCACGATCGCCGACGAAAGGGCGACCAACCCCTTCATGCGCGCCGGCTCGGTCGAGGAACTGGCCGCGCGGCGGGCAGCGAAGGACGCTTTCTAG
- a CDS encoding long-chain fatty acid--CoA ligase, translating to MRRLEHFPNLVAMFFVRARERGDAPFLWAKQDGEWRSTSWKMAAEQVANLASALNRLGLGNGDRVMLVSENRPEWLISDLAIMAAGCVTVPTYTTNTERDHQHIIDDSGARAVIVSTAKLAKTLLPAAVRSSGCEHVAMIDGPLSGLGQAGNVRLHDWRALIAAEMTDPEACAAGATFARSDLACIIYTSGTGGAPRGVMQHHGAILTNIEGCAALIAEDFGWGDEIFLSFLPASHAYEHSGGQMFPIGLGGQIYYSEGLEKLASNIEEVRPTIMVVVPRLFEVLRQRILKQVEKQGKLTNYLMGRALSIGAKDYGGSVPVWDQPMNLFLSRTLRPKIAKKFGGRIKAMVSGGAPLNPEVGIFFHSLGLTLLQGYGQTEAAPVISCNRPKAGLKMDTVGPPMDGVEVKIAQDGEILVRGELVMHGYWRNQAETDRVLKAPEGEPGAGIWLHTGDVGHIDEAGRIVITDRKKDLIVNDKGDNVSPQKVEGMLTLQAEILQAMVVGDKRPYLVGLIVPDPEWSAEWCVANRRTCHFAVLSKDPDYIRAVSEAVDRVNKELSVIEKVRRFIIADEPFTVENEQLTPSIKIRRHVIKGLYGERLDALYKR from the coding sequence ATGCGGCGGCTGGAGCATTTTCCGAATCTGGTGGCGATGTTCTTCGTCCGGGCGCGCGAACGCGGCGACGCCCCCTTCCTCTGGGCGAAGCAGGACGGCGAATGGCGCTCGACAAGCTGGAAGATGGCGGCCGAGCAGGTCGCCAATCTCGCCTCGGCGCTGAACAGGCTGGGTCTGGGCAATGGCGACCGGGTGATGCTGGTGTCGGAGAATCGCCCCGAATGGCTGATCTCCGATCTCGCGATCATGGCCGCCGGCTGCGTCACCGTGCCGACCTACACGACCAATACCGAGCGCGATCATCAGCACATTATCGACGACAGCGGCGCGCGCGCCGTGATCGTCTCGACGGCCAAGCTCGCCAAGACGCTGCTGCCCGCCGCGGTGCGCAGCTCGGGCTGCGAGCATGTCGCGATGATCGACGGGCCGCTCTCCGGCCTCGGCCAGGCGGGCAATGTCCGGCTCCACGACTGGCGGGCGCTGATCGCGGCGGAGATGACCGATCCCGAGGCCTGCGCGGCCGGCGCGACCTTCGCCCGGTCCGATCTCGCCTGCATCATCTACACGTCCGGCACCGGCGGGGCGCCGCGCGGCGTGATGCAGCATCATGGCGCGATCCTGACCAACATCGAGGGCTGTGCCGCCTTGATCGCCGAGGATTTCGGCTGGGGCGACGAGATTTTCCTGTCCTTCCTGCCGGCCTCTCACGCCTATGAACATTCGGGCGGGCAGATGTTCCCGATCGGGCTGGGCGGCCAGATATATTATTCCGAAGGGCTGGAGAAGCTCGCCTCCAATATCGAGGAGGTACGCCCGACGATCATGGTGGTCGTACCGCGCCTGTTCGAGGTGCTGCGCCAGCGCATTTTGAAGCAAGTGGAAAAGCAGGGGAAGCTGACCAACTACCTGATGGGCCGCGCCCTTTCGATCGGCGCCAAGGACTATGGCGGCTCCGTGCCCGTCTGGGACCAGCCGATGAACCTGTTTCTCAGCCGCACGTTGCGGCCGAAGATCGCGAAGAAGTTCGGCGGGCGGATCAAGGCGATGGTCTCCGGCGGCGCGCCGCTCAACCCCGAGGTCGGCATCTTCTTCCACTCGCTCGGTCTCACCTTACTCCAGGGTTACGGCCAGACCGAGGCGGCGCCGGTCATCTCGTGCAACCGGCCCAAAGCGGGGCTCAAGATGGACACGGTCGGCCCGCCGATGGACGGCGTCGAGGTCAAGATCGCGCAGGACGGCGAAATCCTCGTGCGCGGCGAGCTGGTCATGCACGGTTACTGGCGCAACCAGGCGGAGACCGACCGGGTGCTGAAGGCGCCGGAGGGCGAGCCGGGCGCGGGCATCTGGCTGCACACCGGCGATGTCGGCCATATCGACGAGGCCGGGCGGATCGTCATCACCGACCGCAAGAAGGACCTGATCGTCAACGACAAGGGCGACAATGTCTCGCCGCAGAAGGTGGAGGGGATGCTTACCCTCCAGGCCGAGATCCTGCAGGCGATGGTGGTCGGCGACAAGCGACCCTATCTGGTCGGACTGATCGTTCCCGATCCGGAATGGTCGGCCGAATGGTGCGTCGCCAACCGGCGGACCTGCCATTTCGCCGTCCTGTCCAAGGACCCGGACTATATCCGCGCCGTGTCCGAGGCGGTGGACCGGGTGAACAAGGAGCTGTCGGTGATCGAGAAGGTCCGCCGCTTCATCATCGCGGACGAGCCCTTCACGGTCGAGAACGAGCAGCTCACGCCCTCGATCAAGATCCGGCGCCATGTCATCAAGGGGCTGTACGGCGAACGGCTGGACGCACTCTACAAACGTTAG
- the ggt gene encoding gamma-glutamyltransferase, with protein MNLLSRLLCLLAVLALPGCATAAPEVRAEPAQAQTQIYVIAANPLAAEAGMNVLRQGGSAVDAAIAVQAMLSLVEPQSSGLGGGGFMTHYDAASGRVNVYDGRETAPAGATPDMFVGGDGNALPFREAVVSGRATGVPGVVRMLDFAHRAHGRLPWSSLFGEAERAARDGFAISPRLGRFIHGNAPQNAMPDVRAYFSGPDGVLLRTGDTLRNPAYAEFLSRLAVQGSDALYRGPTAERIVARTRAGALPGTMTLADLEAYQPAQREPLCGAYRAYRICVPPPPSSGVAVLQLLAMLEHTDIAAHGPADPQGWFLFAEASRLIYADRDLYVGDPAFISVPIAGLLDPAYVAERAALIGPRAAAQPPLPGTPPGAPVAARDATREPAGTTHFIVGDAQGNVVSMTATVESLFGSGRMVDGFFLNNQMTDFSFLPRDAQGRPAANAVAPGKRPRSSMLPAILLDAEGRFAGALGSPGGNAILAYVGKAMIGVVDWGLPVQEAIALPNLIARGGNFNGEADRFPPGVVEALAARGIAVRPGQGEDSGLHGVILRDGRIDGGADPRREGVVLIEPAPR; from the coding sequence ATGAATCTTCTGTCGCGTCTGCTTTGCTTGTTGGCAGTTCTTGCCCTGCCGGGCTGCGCGACTGCGGCGCCCGAGGTGCGCGCCGAGCCCGCACAGGCACAGACGCAAATCTACGTGATCGCCGCCAACCCGCTCGCGGCCGAGGCGGGCATGAACGTGCTGCGCCAGGGCGGCAGCGCCGTCGATGCCGCGATCGCGGTCCAGGCGATGCTCTCGCTGGTCGAGCCGCAAAGTTCCGGCCTCGGCGGCGGCGGCTTCATGACCCATTACGATGCGGCGTCGGGCCGGGTGAACGTCTATGACGGCCGCGAGACCGCGCCGGCGGGCGCGACGCCGGACATGTTCGTCGGCGGCGACGGCAATGCGCTGCCCTTCCGTGAGGCGGTGGTGAGCGGCCGGGCGACGGGCGTACCCGGCGTGGTGCGGATGCTGGACTTCGCCCATCGCGCGCATGGCCGGCTGCCCTGGAGCAGCCTGTTCGGCGAGGCAGAACGCGCCGCGCGCGACGGCTTCGCGATCAGTCCGCGCCTCGGCCGGTTCATCCACGGCAATGCGCCGCAAAACGCGATGCCGGACGTGCGCGCCTATTTCAGCGGCCCCGACGGCGTGCTGTTGCGCACCGGCGACACATTGCGCAATCCCGCTTATGCCGAGTTCCTCTCCCGCCTCGCGGTGCAGGGTTCGGACGCGCTCTATCGCGGGCCGACCGCCGAGCGGATCGTCGCCCGTACCCGCGCCGGCGCGCTGCCCGGCACGATGACCCTGGCCGATCTCGAAGCTTATCAGCCGGCGCAGCGCGAGCCGCTGTGCGGCGCCTATCGCGCCTACCGGATATGCGTGCCGCCGCCGCCGTCCAGCGGCGTCGCCGTGCTGCAATTGCTGGCGATGCTCGAACATACCGACATCGCCGCCCACGGCCCCGCCGATCCACAAGGCTGGTTCCTGTTCGCGGAGGCGAGCCGGCTCATATACGCCGACCGTGATCTTTACGTCGGCGATCCGGCCTTCATCTCCGTACCGATCGCCGGCTTGCTCGATCCGGCCTATGTCGCTGAGAGGGCCGCGCTGATCGGCCCGCGCGCGGCGGCGCAGCCCCCGCTGCCCGGCACGCCGCCCGGTGCGCCGGTGGCGGCGCGCGATGCGACCCGCGAGCCCGCCGGCACCACCCATTTCATCGTCGGCGACGCGCAGGGCAATGTCGTTTCGATGACCGCCACGGTCGAATCGCTGTTCGGCTCGGGCCGGATGGTCGACGGCTTCTTCCTCAACAACCAAATGACCGATTTCTCCTTCCTGCCGCGCGACGCGCAGGGGCGGCCCGCCGCCAATGCGGTGGCGCCGGGCAAAAGGCCGCGCTCGTCGATGCTGCCGGCGATCCTGCTCGATGCCGAGGGCCGGTTCGCGGGCGCGCTCGGCTCGCCGGGGGGCAATGCCATCCTCGCTTATGTCGGCAAGGCGATGATCGGCGTGGTCGACTGGGGACTGCCCGTGCAGGAGGCCATCGCGCTGCCAAACCTCATCGCGCGCGGCGGCAATTTCAATGGTGAGGCGGACCGGTTTCCGCCCGGCGTGGTCGAGGCGCTCGCTGCGCGCGGCATCGCGGTGCGGCCGGGGCAGGGCGAGGATTCGGGCCTGCACGGCGTCATCCTGCGCGACGGCCGGATCGACGGCGGCGCCGATCCGCGCCGCGAGGGGGTCGTCCTGATCGAGCCGGCGCCGCGCTAG
- a CDS encoding quinone-dependent dihydroorotate dehydrogenase has product MALYPLVRPLAFALDAERAHRTTIRALKLMPAGLPAKADPVLSIRIAGLDFPNPVGLAAGFDKDAEVFRHMFGFGFGFVEVGTLTPRPQQGNPKPRLFRLAEDRAVINRMGFNNQGQAAAAARLAKRDRRRGVVGINIGANKDSSDRVADYAAGVRAMLGLADYLTVNISSPNTPGLRALQDEGALAELLAAVVEARGAGPPVFLKVAPDLERADVDAISKLSIERGVDALIVANTTVSRPMLRSRHRGEAGGLSGAPLKALALERLRDFRLATGGALPLIAAGGIENGVDAFDRIRSGASLVQLYSALVYRGPGLAGEIGRELKLLLARDGFASVAEAIGTAAP; this is encoded by the coding sequence ATGGCGCTCTATCCCCTCGTTCGGCCGCTGGCTTTCGCGCTCGACGCGGAGCGGGCCCATAGGACGACGATCCGCGCGCTGAAGCTGATGCCCGCCGGCTTGCCGGCCAAGGCCGATCCGGTCCTGTCGATCCGCATCGCCGGCCTCGATTTTCCCAATCCGGTCGGGCTCGCCGCCGGTTTCGACAAGGATGCCGAGGTCTTCCGGCACATGTTCGGCTTCGGCTTCGGCTTCGTCGAGGTCGGCACGCTCACCCCCCGCCCGCAGCAGGGCAATCCGAAACCGCGCCTGTTCCGTCTCGCCGAGGACCGGGCGGTGATCAATCGAATGGGATTCAACAATCAGGGTCAGGCCGCCGCCGCCGCTCGTCTGGCGAAGCGTGATCGTCGGCGCGGCGTTGTCGGCATCAATATCGGCGCCAACAAGGACAGTTCGGATCGGGTGGCGGATTATGCCGCTGGCGTGCGGGCGATGCTGGGGCTGGCCGATTATCTTACCGTCAACATCTCCTCGCCCAATACGCCGGGCTTGCGTGCGCTGCAGGACGAAGGCGCGCTGGCCGAATTGCTCGCCGCCGTGGTCGAGGCGCGAGGTGCGGGGCCGCCCGTCTTCCTGAAGGTCGCGCCGGACCTGGAACGGGCCGACGTGGATGCGATCTCCAAACTTTCGATCGAGCGCGGCGTGGATGCGCTGATCGTCGCCAACACCACGGTCAGCCGGCCGATGTTGCGCTCGCGCCATCGCGGCGAGGCGGGCGGCCTGTCCGGCGCGCCGTTGAAGGCGCTGGCACTGGAGCGGCTGCGCGATTTCCGGCTGGCGACGGGCGGCGCGCTGCCGCTGATCGCCGCGGGCGGGATCGAGAACGGCGTCGATGCTTTCGATCGCATCCGCTCCGGGGCGAGCCTGGTCCAGCTCTACAGCGCGCTCGTCTATCGCGGCCCCGGACTGGCGGGCGAGATCGGTCGCGAGCTGAAGCTGCTGCTGGCGCGGGATGGCTTTGCCTCGGTCGCCGAAGCCATCGGCACCGCCGCGCCCTAG
- a CDS encoding Rrf2 family transcriptional regulator encodes MRLSSLADYAVVMMSAAARHCGAGAALDAATHKRRKVNATTLSAETGIPLPTAQKLVSRLSTAGLLESSRGTGGGVRLARPPAAISLADIVEAVEGPIVMTSCIDTERHDCALESCCQVRPHMNVVNGAVRGALAGVSLASLTSPRPLMSSEVETPLRAQPRNTPRLRSAGSLDFARDDRIEGVAP; translated from the coding sequence ATGCGCCTTTCCAGCCTTGCCGATTATGCCGTCGTGATGATGTCGGCCGCCGCGCGCCATTGCGGCGCGGGAGCGGCGCTTGACGCTGCGACCCACAAAAGGCGCAAGGTCAATGCGACGACCTTGAGCGCTGAGACGGGCATTCCGCTCCCCACCGCGCAGAAGCTGGTCAGCCGCCTCTCCACCGCCGGCCTGCTCGAATCGAGCCGGGGCACGGGCGGCGGCGTCCGCCTCGCCCGCCCGCCCGCCGCGATCAGCCTGGCCGACATCGTCGAGGCGGTCGAAGGCCCGATCGTGATGACGAGCTGTATCGACACGGAGCGCCACGATTGCGCGCTGGAAAGCTGCTGCCAGGTCCGCCCGCACATGAACGTGGTCAATGGCGCCGTCCGTGGCGCGCTTGCGGGGGTGAGCCTCGCCAGCCTCACCTCCCCCAGACCGCTCATGTCGAGCGAAGTCGAGACACCCCTTCGAGCGCAGCCGAGAAATACGCCTCGGCTTCGCTCGGCCGGGTCCCTCGACTTCGCTCGGGATGATCGGATTGAGGGAGTGGCGCCGTGA
- the sufB gene encoding Fe-S cluster assembly protein SufB, which translates to MTDVKNREAIEAAERAAKYEWGFSSPVEQEFAPKGLNEDTVRYISAKKSEPEWMLDWRLKAYRAWLGMEEVTWAKLDIPPIDFQDAYYYAEPKQKPTLASLDELDPEIRRTYEKLGIPIEEQKVLAGVEGARKVAVDAVFDSVSVATTFRDELRKAGVIFLSISEAIREFPELVKKYLGSVVPQRDNFYACLNSAVFSDGTFVYVPEGVRCPMELSTYFRINAENTGQFERTLIVADKGSYVSYLEGCTAPMRDENQLHAAVVEIYAHEDAEVKYSTVQNWYPGDAEGKGGIYNFVTKRALCAGDRSKVSWTQVETGSAITWKYPSCILKGQDSVGEFYSVALTNNRQQADTGTKMIHLGKGSRSTIVSKGISAGRSNNTYRGLVRVLANAEGVRNFTQCDSLLLGDQCGAHTVPYIEVRNPSAQIEHEATTSKISDDQLFYAMSRGLAAEDAVALIVNGFAREVLQQLPMEFAVEAQKLLGISLEGSVG; encoded by the coding sequence GTGACCGACGTCAAGAACCGCGAGGCGATCGAGGCCGCGGAGCGCGCTGCGAAGTACGAATGGGGCTTCTCCAGCCCCGTCGAGCAGGAATTCGCGCCCAAGGGCCTGAACGAGGACACCGTCCGCTACATCTCGGCCAAGAAGAGCGAGCCCGAATGGATGCTCGACTGGCGCCTGAAAGCCTATCGCGCCTGGCTCGGGATGGAGGAGGTCACCTGGGCGAAGCTCGATATCCCGCCGATCGATTTCCAGGACGCCTATTATTACGCCGAGCCCAAGCAGAAGCCGACTTTGGCCTCGCTGGACGAGCTCGACCCGGAAATCCGCCGCACCTACGAGAAGCTCGGCATCCCGATCGAGGAGCAGAAGGTGCTGGCCGGGGTCGAGGGCGCGCGCAAGGTCGCGGTGGACGCCGTGTTCGACAGCGTTTCCGTCGCCACCACCTTCCGCGACGAGCTGCGCAAGGCCGGCGTCATCTTCCTCTCCATCTCCGAGGCGATCCGCGAATTCCCCGAGCTGGTGAAGAAATATCTCGGCAGCGTCGTCCCTCAGCGCGACAATTTCTACGCCTGCCTCAACAGCGCGGTCTTCTCCGACGGCACCTTCGTCTATGTGCCGGAGGGCGTGCGCTGCCCGATGGAGCTTTCCACCTATTTCCGCATCAACGCCGAGAATACCGGCCAGTTCGAGCGCACGCTGATCGTCGCCGACAAGGGCAGCTACGTCTCCTATCTGGAGGGCTGCACCGCGCCGATGCGCGACGAGAACCAGCTCCACGCGGCGGTGGTGGAAATCTACGCGCACGAGGACGCGGAGGTGAAATATTCCACCGTCCAGAACTGGTATCCGGGCGACGCCGAGGGCAAGGGCGGCATCTACAATTTCGTCACCAAGCGCGCGCTCTGCGCCGGCGACCGCTCCAAAGTGTCGTGGACGCAGGTCGAGACCGGCAGCGCGATCACCTGGAAATATCCGTCCTGCATCCTCAAAGGGCAGGACAGCGTCGGCGAATTCTATTCGGTCGCGCTTACCAACAACAGGCAGCAGGCCGATACCGGCACCAAGATGATCCACCTCGGCAAAGGCAGCCGCTCGACCATCGTGTCCAAGGGGATCAGCGCGGGCAGATCGAACAACACCTATCGCGGCCTCGTCCGCGTGCTGGCGAACGCGGAAGGGGTGCGCAACTTCACCCAGTGCGACAGCCTGCTCTTGGGCGACCAATGCGGCGCCCACACCGTCCCCTATATCGAGGTCCGCAACCCCTCAGCCCAGATCGAGCACGAGGCGACCACGTCCAAGATCAGCGACGACCAGCTCTTCTACGCGATGAGCCGGGGGCTCGCCGCCGAGGACGCCGTCGCCCTGATCGTCAACGGCTTTGCCCGCGAGGTCCTCCAGCAGCTCCCGATGGAGTTCGCCGTGGAGGCGCAGAAGCTGCTGGGGATCAGCTTGGAGGGGAGCGTGGGATGA